CGGCACGAAGCTCGGCCAGACCTGCGGGACGGTGGCCGCGACGGCCGCCGCCTACCAGCAGGTCATCACGAAGTACTCGCTCAAGGCGATCGACCTCGACCTCGAAGAGCCCGAGTACGAGAACACCGCGGCCATCGCGAACGAGCTCGGTGCCGCGAAGACGTTGCAGGCGAACAACCCCGGCCTGTTCGTGTCGGTGACCATGCCGGGCACCGCGGCCGGCACCGGCTGGTTCGGCACGCAGCTGCTCGACCAGGCCAAGTCGATCGGCTTCACCCCGAACAACTTCTCGATCATGCCCTTCGACGGCGGTTTCAACGGCGGTTCGTCGCAGGTGTCGGCATTGGAGGCGTTCCACGGCCTGCTGATGTCGCACCTGGGCTGGGACAGCGCCACGGCGTACTCGCACGAGGGCTTCTCCGGCATGAACGGAAAGTCGGACGCGGCGGAGATGTTCTACACCGCGGACTTCCAGACGGTGTACGACTACGCGACCGGCCACGGCCTCGGCCGCTTCACGTTCTGGTCGGTCAACCGGGACCGCGCCTGCGTCGGCACGACCGACAACGGCGTCTGCAGCAACGTCCCGCAGAACGACTGGGACTTCACGAAGTTCAGCGTCCGCTTCGCGGGTGCGACGCCGCCGCAGACGACACCGCCGGTGACGACGACCCCGACCACGCCGGGCGGCGGCTCCTGCACCGCGGCGGAGTGGGACCGGACGAAGGTCTACGTCAAGGACAACGTCGTCTCGCACAACAGCCACAAGTGGACGGCGAAGTGGTGGACGCAGGGCGAAGAGCCCGGCACGACCGGAGAGTGGGGCGTCTGGGTGGACAACGGCGCCTGCTAGCCGATTTTCTTCAGAAGTCTCAGAAGCCGAGGTGGGTGTTCTCGCGCTGGACCTCCGGGGTCAGCGCGGGCACCTCGACGACGTCGCGCCCGGCCTGCCGCAGCAGCTCGGTGCCCTGGGCGTCGACGAAGACCAGTGGCTCGCGCCAGGCGAACACGATGCGCGGGATGCCGGCGTCGAGGATGAGCTGGGTACAGCTGCGCGGGTGCGAACTCCGGTTGCTGCACGGCTCCAGCGAGCTGTACATCGTCGCCCCGGCCAGGCGCGGGTCGCCGGCGCACTTGGCGAGCGCCGCTTCTTCGGCGTGGTTCAACGGATCGCCCTCGCCGGAATGCCCGGTCGCGACGACCTCGCCGTCGGCGCCGGTGATCACGGCCCCGACCCGGAAGGTGTGGCTCGGCGGGCATTCGGCGGCGAGCGCGATGGCTTCCCTGAGCCGCCGGACGTCCCGGCCGGACGGCTCCTCCGCCGCGCGGTACTCGAGGATCGCCATCCCTTGCAGTTCTTTCGCGCTGGTGAGGACCAGCGGCCGCGGATAGCGCCCCGGCCCGACGAACTTCGGCGCGTCCGGCTGCCCGACGAAGAACGGTGCGATCGCCAGGCGCAGCTCGTCGGCCAGGCCTTCGGTGAGGAATCGCGTGTGGATTCCGCCGCCGCCTTCGACCAGCAGCTTTTCGATGCCGCGCGCCCCGAGGTCGTCGAGGACGCGGCCGAAGTCGGGTGGGTCGCCGGCGTCGACGACGGTGGCGAGGTGCTTCACGGCGTCCGCGGCGCCGGGCGGCGCGTAGACGATCTTTTCGGTGTCCCCCACGGTGAAGAACTGCGCGTCCGGATCGAGGCCGCGGGTGGTCACGGTGACCTTGACGGGCTGCTCGGGCTTTCCCCGCGCCACGCGTTGCCGCCGCAGCTCGGGTGACCGCACGAGCAGCCGCGGGTTGTCGGCGCGGACGGTCCCGGCCCCGACGAAGATCGCGTCTGCCTCGGCCCGCAACCGGTCGACGACGGCGAAGTCGTCCTCAGTGGACAGCACGAGCCGCTCGGGCGAGGTGTCGTCGAGGTAGCCGTCGAGCGACTGCGCGGCGGACAGCAGGACGTGCGGCCGGGAGATCACCCGCCCCAGTATGCCGTAACACCTTCGGTGATCCTCGCGTCCTACGACGTATCCCTGTGATCCCCCATCCCCCGGAGCTGCGGAACATGACCACGCGAGGCTGGTACAAGGAACGGACACTCACCACGGTCGACACCGTCGGCCGCGAGGTGCCGGTGACGACCGGGCTCACCCGCGACCCCGAAGGCCGCCTGGTCGCGGCGATCGCCATCAGCGACGGCCCGACGGCGATCTACCGCTACTCCGGGGACACGAGCGACCGGACCGAGCTGGTCACCAACGCCGCGGACACCGTCCAGGAGCTCCGCAAGCTCGCGGACATCCCGCCCGCGCAGTGACGTCCGGCACCGGCGCGGAGCTTCAGGCGGGCAGGACCGCGTACTGGCGGACGTAGAGGTCCGTGTACGTCACCGGCCCGCGGGGACCGGGGACCTTGTCCAGGTTGATGCCGGTCTCCGGGACCGCGAGCAGCTTGAAGCCGTCGAGGAGGCGGGTCGGCGCGTTCCAGAAGACGCCCGTGCCGGTGTAGCCGTCGAAGAAGGCGTCGGCGGCCGACTCGTCCTCGGTGGCGATGCCCGCCGCCAGGCCCGAGGTCCGCTCGTTGGCGATCTCGACGGCGTCGGCGAGCGAGCCGACCTTGGCGACCGTGACGGTCGCTTCCCGGTCGGAGTCGAGCGCCCACTCGTAGCCGATGGGGTGCTCGTGCGGGGCCAGCGAAGGCGTCACGCCCCGCTCGGCGAGCGCCTCGGAGATCGCCGGCCAGGCTTCGTCGTGGATGCCCTCGTGGACGAGGAGCAGGTTGAGCCGGTTGCAGACGCCCAGGCGGTCGAGGCTGGCGTAGACCAGGTCACGCGCCTTGGTGACGTCCGCGCCACGGTCGACGTACAGGACCCCGCCGCCGTCGGCGTGGGCGAGCGTGCGCACGCCGTGGACCGCCGCCTCGGTGGCGAGCGCCCGGGTGCTGTCACCGCTGCCGCGCAGGATCACCAGCGGCACCAGGTCCGGCAGCCGCACCAGCGCGGACGCCGCCTCGCGCTCGACACGGGGCACCAGCTGGACGCAGTCCGCGTCGATGCCCGCCTCCGCCAGCGCCGGCGCGATGACGACGTCGCGCAGCCGCTGCGCCGAGCCGAGCGCGGCCGAGCCGGTGCGCAGGACGCCGCCGTTGCGCGACTTGACCAGCTGCGACGCCACGTCGACGGTCACGTTCGGCCGCGCCTCGTAGTTCGCGCCGATGACGCCGACCGGGCGCCGCCGCTCGACCAGCCGCAAGCCGCCGTCCAGCGTGGACACCTCGACCGAGCGCTCCTGGTGTGACGCGCCGGCGAGCAGCCGCAGCTGCTCGGCCATGCCGGTCAGCCGATCCGGGGTGATGGTGAGCCGGTCGAGCAGACCGGCGCTCATCCCCTCGCTCTTCGCGCGCTCGACGTCGGCCTGGTTCGCCTCGAGGATCTCCTCGCGGTGCGCGAGCAGCCGTTCGGCCATCCCGGTCAACGCGGCGTCGACGGCCTCCGCGCTCGCGGCGGCGAGCGACGGCGCGGCCAGCTTCGCCGCCCGTGCGCACTCCTCCACGGCCTTGGCGACCTCGTCCATCGTTCGTCTCCCTCCGCGCGACCAGCGAGAGACCAGTTTGCCGCATGCGCGCGGCCCGGTGACCGGCGCCCGGCCGCTTACCGCGGCGGGGCCGCCCGGTGGCTGACGCGGCGGGCGCCCGGCCGCCTACGCGGCGACGGGCTCCAGCAGCCACAGCCCACCGGCGATCAGGCAGCTGACAGTCGCCACGGCGAACACCAGCACCCACAGCACCGGCGGCACCGCGGTGAGCCGGCCGAGCTGGTCGGCGTCGGAGTCACGGGCCTGCCCGCGCCGCCGCTTGACCTGCAGCTCCGCCACCGGCCGCACGCCGCCGAACAGCAGGAACCAGGTCACGAGGTAGCTGAACGGCGCCTGCACCTCGACCGGCGCGACGAACGCGACCAGCGCGAGCACCGCGGCGCTGGCGACGACGGTGAACACCCCGTAGGCGTTGCGCACCATCACCAGCACGCCGAGCAGCAGCAGCGCGATCAGGACGAGGACCGTGCCGACCAGGTCGGCGCCCAGCAGGCTGGCGAACAGCAGCCCCAGCACCGAAGGCGCCACGTACCCGGCCATCGCGGTGAACGCCATGCCCGGCCCCTCGGGCTTGCCGCGCGAGACGGTGACGCCCGAGGTGTCCGAGTGCAGCTTGATGCCCTGCAGGCGCCGTCCGACCAGCACGGCGGCCAGCGCGTGGCCGGCCTCGTGCACGATCGTGACGACGTTCCGCGCCCGCCGCCAAGGCGTCCCGCCGACGAGCACGACCAGCATGGCCACACCGCCGGCGACCAGGGTGATCACCGCGGGGGTCTGGGCCTGGTGGAGCAGCGAACCAGCCGCCGAGGGATCGGTGGCGGCGGCCGCGCGGAAAGCCGACAGGGCGTGACCGGCCGGTCCGCCGAGCGCGAGTTGAACGGGCGAGCTCACCCGGACACCTCACCACAGGCGACATCTGGCTACTGTGAGTCCCCACCGCTCGCCGCTGCGCGGCTTCCGGTATCGGGTCGTTGCGTTCTCCTTTCTGCCGGGACCGTGGATTGTGTTGCCGACGCCGACGGGTCGGTGCGCGCCTTCACAGGACTGACCCTCCGGGCCTGCGGCCGTGGAGCAATGAGGCCTCGCCGAGCGGGTCCGCGCTCAAGCCGGATCCAAGCTCGGTGAGCGGACTCGCGCGCACGCCCGGGGCACTGCGAGCAGGTCGAGAACCGCCGGGGTCAGGCACCGAGCACCGCGGCGGACCAGCCGCCAACCGGGGCACGTGCCGAACACGGGCCAGCCGGAGCCGGACGCCGGGCACGCCAGCCGCCGCCGGTTCAGGCACCGAGCATCGCCAGTGCGACCGAACACCCGGAGGACAGGCGCCAACACCGCAGCCGGGCCGAGCGCCTCCTGGGTCAGGTCATCGCGACTCCCGCATCCTCGCCTCGCCTTCGACGCGGAACAGGAACGACACCCAGCTCCGGAACGGCGCCCAGGCCTCGGCGAACTCCGCCAACCCTGCGACTTCCGCTTGGGGGACGTGGTAGGCGTCGCGCAGGATCTCGTGGAGGCGGCTCTCCGCTCGCGGGAACACGTCCGGATGGCCCGCCCCGCGGATCAGGATCAGCTCCGCGCTGAACCGGCCGATTCCCGGCAGCAGCTGCAGCTGTTTCAGTGCCTCCTCCGCCGGCATCGCCCGCAATACGGCCGCGTCCAGCAGTCCCGCGGCCGCCGCCTCGGCGATGCCGCGCAAGCGTGGCATCTTCGGACCCGGCAGCCCGGGCAAGTACTCCAGTTTCGCCAGCGCGGCGGGAGCCGGGAACGACCTCAGCCTCCGCCCGCCGACGTCCACCTCCGTGCCGTAGCGCTCGGTCAGGCGCTGGCGCAGCCGCACCGCCTGCGTCATCCAGATCCGGTGACTCAGCACCGCCCAGCACGCCGCTTCGTACGGCGACGCGAACAGCACCGGCCGCAGCCCCGGATGGAGGACCTGGAGCAGCGCCACGACCGGATCCCGGCCGGCGACCTCCGGGAACCCGGTGCCGTCGATGTCCAGCGAACACATCCTCCGCACCTGGGCCACCACCGCCTCCACGTGCTCGGGCGGGCCGTGGACCTCGACCGCCACCTCGCCGGGCGATCTCTGCCGCAGCACCGCGCCCACCGGTGTCCACACGCCCTCCAACGGGAAGGCCACCCGGAGCGCGCCGGGTTCCGCGTCCGGCTGCCCCGCGGGGGCGAAGCCGGTCAGGAACCGGGCCGCCGCGGCCAGGTCGAACTCGCCACGCACCGCGATCTCCGCGCACGGAACGGACATTGTCGTCATCTCTCCTCCTCGGATCGGGATCTCGCCTGCGACGTTAGGAAGGGGCACCGACAATTCCGGGCGCCGAACGCCTGAGCGCGGACTTGTTCACTCGATCGAGTGCGGGCGAGTGGGCATACTGCCGGTATCCGACCCCCGGGAGGGACTGTGCCGACCAGCCGGAACACCGCCCTCGAGCGGCTGAACACCCTGCTCGAGACGTCGGCGGAGACGGACAACGGCTACCTCGACCTGCTGGGCGCCGCGAACCAGGCCGGTCCGCCGACCGGCATCACGCAGCGCCTGATGCGCACCACCCTGCTCCCGCAGGTCTACGAGCGGTACTGGCGCCCCGCCCTCGGCCGCGCGCTCAAAGGCCCGTTCGGGCCGAGCATGGCGGGTGAAGTCACGCTCGCCACGAAACTCCTCCGGCTGAAACCGGGTCACACAGCGCTCGACGTCGCTTGCGGAACCGGACGGTTCACCCGCGCGTTCGGCGCGGCCGTCGGCCCGGACGGGCTCGCGATCGGGCTCGACGGCGCCCGCACCATGCTCGCCAAGGCCGTCGGCGAGGGCGGCCCGGACACCGTCGCCTACCTGCGCGCCGACGCCGTGCACCTCCCGCTGAAGGCGTCCACTGTGGACGCAGTCTGCTGCTTCGCCGCGCTTCACATGTTCGCCGAGCCGGAGACCGCACTGGACTCCTTCGCCCGCGTACTCAAACCGGGCGGCCGGATCGTGCTGCTGACGACCGCACGCAGCGGATGGCAGCCCCGGCGGCTGATCGAGTCGGCCGGCGGGATCGTGAGCGGGCAGCGGATGTTCGACCGCGGCGAAATCGCGGCGAGCCTGCGGGCCCGCGGCTTCACGGAGATCACTGGACGCTACGCCGGCGTCACGCAGATCGTGGCGGGCCGGCTGGGCTGAGCGGCACGAATTGTCGGGGGCGGCGGTTAGCATCGCCCCATGACCCACGCCGATCCCGTCCCGCCCGACGACAGCTACCTGCGTTCCCTGGTCGAGGCCACCGCCGACGCCGTCGCGGCCGCCGAACCGCTGTCCTCGCCCTACCCGGGCGCGGACGAGGCGACCCGGGCCGAGGTGACCGCCGCGGTCGAGCACAGCTCACCCGATCTGGTGGCGTTGAGCCAAGATCTGCACGCCCACCCGGAGGAAGGGTTCGCCGAGCACCGCTCGGTCCGCGCCTTGGCCGGCCTGCTGGGGCGCCACGGCCACGAGGCCACGGTCGGCGTCGGCGGGCTCGACACCGCACTGCGGGTCAGCACACCACGACAAGAGGGCCCGCACATCGCCGTCCTCGCCGAGTACGACGCGCTGCCCGGGCTCGGCCACGCGTGCGGTCACAACATCATCTGCACCACCGCCGCGGGCGGCTTCCTCGGCGCGGCCGCGGTCGCCGAACGGCTCGGCGGCCGCGTCAGCCTCATCGGCACACCGGCCGAGGAAGGCGGGGGCGGCAAGGAGATCCTCGCCCGCGCCGGCGTGTTCGACGACGTCGACGCGGTGATCATGCTGCACCCGTTCAGCCACGACATCGCGCTGCACCCGTTCCTCGGCCGCCGTCAGCTGGAGATGGTCTTCCACGGCGTCGGCGCCCACGCGAGCGCCCAGCCGTTCATGGGCCGCAACGCGCTCGACGCCGCCGTCGCCGCGTACCAGGGCGTCTCGGCGCTGCGCCAGCAGCTCCCGCAGAGCGACCGCGTCCACGGCGTGTTCACCGACGGCGGCGCCCGGCCCAACGTCATCCCGGCGCGTGCCGCGCTGCTGTTCTACCTGCGCTCTCAAACCCCGGCGACCCTGCGCGACCTCGCCGCCCGCATGACGTCGATCGCCGAAGGCGCCGCGGCGATGACCGGCTGCGGCGTCGAGCTGGTCTGGGACGCCCAGGCGGCCTACCTGCCGATCCGGTTCAACACCGCGCTCGCCGGGCGCTGGTCGGCCAACCAGGTGAGCACCGGCCGCAAGCCGCTCCCGCCCGGCATCGTGCCGGAGTCGCTCACCGGCTCGACCGACCTCGGCAACCTGTCGTACCGGATGCCCGCGCTGCACCCGATGCTGGCGGTCTCGGGACCGACGGTCGCCTTGCACACCAAGGAGTTCGCCGCCGCGGCCGGTTCGGAGACGGGCGACGCCGGAGTCCGGGACGGCGCGCTGGGGCTGGCCCTGACCGCCGCCGACTATCTCGGCGACGCCGCGCTGCGGAAGGCCGTGCACGACGAGTTCGAGGCGGCGGGAGGAGCACTGGACGTCCCGTCGTTCTTCGCCTGACGCCTGAGGATTACCTGAGTTTTCTCAGCTGATTCTTCTCAGCAAAGCCTGAGGTATTTCCACAGGCTCTTCACAAGCACGGGCGCGAATCTTGTCCCATGACCGAGAACGAGAGTCGGCCCGGCCCCGCCTCACCCGGTGGGCACCAGCCGCACCAGAGCACCCAGCAGTACGGGCCGTACGCGCAGTACGCCTACCAGCAGCAGGCCGCGCCGAATCCGCTCTTCACGCCGCCGCAGCAGGGGCAGGCCCCCGCGGCGCTCAAGGCCAAGCCGCGCAAGG
This window of the Amycolatopsis balhimycina FH 1894 genome carries:
- a CDS encoding dihydrofolate reductase family protein, which gives rise to MISRPHVLLSAAQSLDGYLDDTSPERLVLSTEDDFAVVDRLRAEADAIFVGAGTVRADNPRLLVRSPELRRQRVARGKPEQPVKVTVTTRGLDPDAQFFTVGDTEKIVYAPPGAADAVKHLATVVDAGDPPDFGRVLDDLGARGIEKLLVEGGGGIHTRFLTEGLADELRLAIAPFFVGQPDAPKFVGPGRYPRPLVLTSAKELQGMAILEYRAAEEPSGRDVRRLREAIALAAECPPSHTFRVGAVITGADGEVVATGHSGEGDPLNHAEEAALAKCAGDPRLAGATMYSSLEPCSNRSSHPRSCTQLILDAGIPRIVFAWREPLVFVDAQGTELLRQAGRDVVEVPALTPEVQRENTHLGF
- a CDS encoding class I SAM-dependent methyltransferase, producing the protein MPTSRNTALERLNTLLETSAETDNGYLDLLGAANQAGPPTGITQRLMRTTLLPQVYERYWRPALGRALKGPFGPSMAGEVTLATKLLRLKPGHTALDVACGTGRFTRAFGAAVGPDGLAIGLDGARTMLAKAVGEGGPDTVAYLRADAVHLPLKASTVDAVCCFAALHMFAEPETALDSFARVLKPGGRIVLLTTARSGWQPRRLIESAGGIVSGQRMFDRGEIAASLRARGFTEITGRYAGVTQIVAGRLG
- a CDS encoding M50 family metallopeptidase — encoded protein: MSSPVQLALGGPAGHALSAFRAAAATDPSAAGSLLHQAQTPAVITLVAGGVAMLVVLVGGTPWRRARNVVTIVHEAGHALAAVLVGRRLQGIKLHSDTSGVTVSRGKPEGPGMAFTAMAGYVAPSVLGLLFASLLGADLVGTVLVLIALLLLGVLVMVRNAYGVFTVVASAAVLALVAFVAPVEVQAPFSYLVTWFLLFGGVRPVAELQVKRRRGQARDSDADQLGRLTAVPPVLWVLVFAVATVSCLIAGGLWLLEPVAA
- a CDS encoding chitinase; its protein translation is MRKSRLAAIGLAAAAFAATAVSLVLGAPSATAALSSNWYAAAPYLMPQSNNPPDPVTVMNATGLKAFQLAFILAPNGGGCSPTWDGTSAVSSDTAVAGVISRIRGAGGDVSVSVGGYGGTKLGQTCGTVAATAAAYQQVITKYSLKAIDLDLEEPEYENTAAIANELGAAKTLQANNPGLFVSVTMPGTAAGTGWFGTQLLDQAKSIGFTPNNFSIMPFDGGFNGGSSQVSALEAFHGLLMSHLGWDSATAYSHEGFSGMNGKSDAAEMFYTADFQTVYDYATGHGLGRFTFWSVNRDRACVGTTDNGVCSNVPQNDWDFTKFSVRFAGATPPQTTPPVTTTPTTPGGGSCTAAEWDRTKVYVKDNVVSHNSHKWTAKWWTQGEEPGTTGEWGVWVDNGAC
- a CDS encoding aldehyde dehydrogenase family protein; protein product: MDEVAKAVEECARAAKLAAPSLAAASAEAVDAALTGMAERLLAHREEILEANQADVERAKSEGMSAGLLDRLTITPDRLTGMAEQLRLLAGASHQERSVEVSTLDGGLRLVERRRPVGVIGANYEARPNVTVDVASQLVKSRNGGVLRTGSAALGSAQRLRDVVIAPALAEAGIDADCVQLVPRVEREAASALVRLPDLVPLVILRGSGDSTRALATEAAVHGVRTLAHADGGGVLYVDRGADVTKARDLVYASLDRLGVCNRLNLLLVHEGIHDEAWPAISEALAERGVTPSLAPHEHPIGYEWALDSDREATVTVAKVGSLADAVEIANERTSGLAAGIATEDESAADAFFDGYTGTGVFWNAPTRLLDGFKLLAVPETGINLDKVPGPRGPVTYTDLYVRQYAVLPA
- a CDS encoding DNA-3-methyladenine glycosylase family protein, with amino-acid sequence MTTMSVPCAEIAVRGEFDLAAAARFLTGFAPAGQPDAEPGALRVAFPLEGVWTPVGAVLRQRSPGEVAVEVHGPPEHVEAVVAQVRRMCSLDIDGTGFPEVAGRDPVVALLQVLHPGLRPVLFASPYEAACWAVLSHRIWMTQAVRLRQRLTERYGTEVDVGGRRLRSFPAPAALAKLEYLPGLPGPKMPRLRGIAEAAAAGLLDAAVLRAMPAEEALKQLQLLPGIGRFSAELILIRGAGHPDVFPRAESRLHEILRDAYHVPQAEVAGLAEFAEAWAPFRSWVSFLFRVEGEARMRESR
- a CDS encoding M20 family metallopeptidase; its protein translation is MTHADPVPPDDSYLRSLVEATADAVAAAEPLSSPYPGADEATRAEVTAAVEHSSPDLVALSQDLHAHPEEGFAEHRSVRALAGLLGRHGHEATVGVGGLDTALRVSTPRQEGPHIAVLAEYDALPGLGHACGHNIICTTAAGGFLGAAAVAERLGGRVSLIGTPAEEGGGGKEILARAGVFDDVDAVIMLHPFSHDIALHPFLGRRQLEMVFHGVGAHASAQPFMGRNALDAAVAAYQGVSALRQQLPQSDRVHGVFTDGGARPNVIPARAALLFYLRSQTPATLRDLAARMTSIAEGAAAMTGCGVELVWDAQAAYLPIRFNTALAGRWSANQVSTGRKPLPPGIVPESLTGSTDLGNLSYRMPALHPMLAVSGPTVALHTKEFAAAAGSETGDAGVRDGALGLALTAADYLGDAALRKAVHDEFEAAGGALDVPSFFA